In a single window of the Hoyosella subflava DQS3-9A1 genome:
- a CDS encoding pentapeptide repeat-containing protein encodes MSDSPRALADLPYAQYLERRSALPECDDSADCALFDGVEATDLAVKGVRFTECAFDTLRIIASSFQGSQFSEVWVHGSQFVSGTLADTSWQNSEVVTSSFAGVEMHGVTLRRVTFHNCKFDSVNFRSARMRDVTFADCVLRDADFGGASLERVSATGSELTGIKMDHVTLKDVDLRGATRLSIASGTERLEGATITPLQLVELAPAFARALGVSVRE; translated from the coding sequence ATGAGCGATAGCCCCAGAGCACTGGCCGACCTCCCGTACGCGCAGTACTTGGAACGTCGTAGTGCATTGCCGGAATGCGACGATTCGGCTGATTGCGCACTGTTCGACGGCGTAGAAGCGACAGACCTTGCGGTGAAAGGTGTGAGGTTCACCGAATGCGCTTTTGACACGCTGAGAATTATCGCGAGTTCCTTCCAGGGTTCACAGTTCAGCGAGGTGTGGGTACACGGTTCACAGTTCGTGAGCGGAACACTCGCGGACACCAGCTGGCAGAATTCCGAGGTGGTCACCTCGTCGTTCGCAGGGGTCGAGATGCATGGTGTGACGTTGCGCCGCGTGACTTTTCACAACTGCAAGTTCGATTCCGTGAACTTTCGCAGCGCACGGATGCGGGACGTGACGTTCGCGGATTGCGTTCTCCGGGACGCCGACTTCGGTGGCGCCTCGCTTGAACGCGTGTCTGCGACGGGCAGCGAACTCACAGGGATCAAAATGGATCACGTGACCCTCAAGGACGTGGATCTACGGGGTGCGACGCGTCTCTCGATCGCTTCGGGAACTGAACGCCTGGAAGGAGCGACGATCACGCCACTGCAGCTAGTAGAGCTCGCTCCAGCGTTTGCTCGAGCGCTTGGGGTGTCGGTGCGCGAATGA
- a CDS encoding SCO1664 family protein, protein MNSPPERVAVDEVLRDGELTVLGQLRAASNASFLCDASKDATVVRCIYKPIRGERPLWDFPDGTLAARELAAFRISSELGWGIVPTTLVREGPFGLGAVQEWITELDEDAVGQALLGLFPVDALPSGWLPVLRAVTSDDEEVVLAHADDARLARIAVFDLVVNNADRKGGHVLADSDGAVYGIDHGICLHREDKLRTVLWGWAGRAISDDHLADLQRLGKAIAGVFGDELRTLITDEEVTATVRRIRRILDGPYFPRPVSGLGPVSPIPWPPF, encoded by the coding sequence TTGAATAGCCCTCCCGAACGGGTGGCGGTGGACGAGGTGCTTCGTGACGGCGAATTGACAGTCCTCGGGCAGCTGCGTGCCGCGAGCAACGCAAGCTTTCTCTGTGACGCCTCCAAGGATGCCACCGTCGTCCGGTGCATCTATAAGCCGATCCGAGGCGAGCGCCCGCTCTGGGACTTTCCTGACGGGACTCTGGCAGCGCGTGAACTGGCTGCATTCCGGATCTCCAGCGAACTGGGGTGGGGAATCGTACCGACCACACTGGTCCGGGAGGGCCCCTTCGGGCTGGGGGCGGTCCAAGAATGGATTACCGAACTCGACGAGGACGCGGTGGGCCAGGCGCTCCTCGGACTCTTCCCCGTTGACGCACTCCCGTCGGGCTGGCTGCCGGTGCTTCGTGCTGTGACCAGTGATGACGAGGAAGTCGTGCTCGCGCACGCAGACGATGCCCGGCTGGCCCGGATTGCTGTCTTCGACCTCGTTGTGAACAACGCGGACCGGAAAGGGGGTCACGTTCTCGCAGATTCTGACGGCGCGGTCTATGGAATCGACCATGGTATTTGTCTGCACCGCGAGGATAAGTTGCGAACGGTACTGTGGGGCTGGGCTGGCCGGGCGATCAGCGACGATCATCTTGCGGACTTGCAGCGCCTCGGTAAGGCCATCGCGGGCGTGTTTGGTGATGAGTTACGGACATTGATCACCGATGAGGAAGTGACCGCGACGGTGAGGCGGATCCGGCGCATACTGGACGGACCGTACTTTCCGCGTCCAGTATCAGGACTTGGTCCGGTTAGCCCCATTCCCTGGCCACCGTTCTGA
- a CDS encoding (2Fe-2S)-binding protein, with product MTHPLTHTVAQINKRVAWASITTGQPSTGEWALCSQSGPEFIAEWEARVTHMLRRDFHRHHPMASAAYVLDWYASISGCIGGMSFGLARRVPRLDRQSLAFHRHNEHAYPDGIALLSPRFWCLPSDPDATHRDADVVSTERDLARILRTEIRLHADDFLSNYRGGAQLPRRHLLGVFFDSLDTGMAMQTGAAPAQILADAKSVLPGGSREFEHASTISVVHDSKQREHVTRKRISCCYYFKVADGGVACATCPRTTDEERLARLERFADQQH from the coding sequence ATGACCCACCCGTTGACGCACACAGTTGCGCAGATCAATAAAAGAGTGGCGTGGGCGTCGATCACGACCGGCCAGCCCAGTACCGGCGAATGGGCACTCTGCAGCCAGTCCGGACCCGAATTCATCGCCGAATGGGAGGCCCGCGTCACGCATATGCTGCGGCGCGACTTCCACCGGCACCACCCTATGGCTTCAGCGGCGTACGTCCTCGACTGGTATGCCAGTATCTCGGGCTGCATCGGGGGGATGAGCTTCGGACTTGCCCGCCGGGTTCCCCGCCTCGACCGTCAGTCGCTGGCCTTCCACCGGCACAACGAGCACGCATATCCTGACGGTATCGCCCTGCTCTCCCCCAGGTTCTGGTGCCTCCCGTCAGACCCCGATGCGACACACCGCGACGCGGACGTCGTCAGCACCGAACGAGATCTGGCACGCATCCTGCGCACCGAAATCCGGCTACATGCCGATGACTTCCTCTCGAACTACCGTGGCGGCGCCCAGTTGCCACGGCGGCACCTCCTCGGCGTGTTCTTCGACAGTCTTGACACTGGGATGGCGATGCAGACCGGAGCGGCGCCCGCCCAGATTTTGGCCGACGCGAAATCGGTTCTGCCAGGCGGGAGTCGCGAATTCGAACATGCCTCAACGATTTCCGTCGTCCACGATTCGAAACAGCGCGAGCACGTGACACGGAAACGGATCAGCTGCTGCTATTACTTCAAGGTCGCTGACGGTGGCGTCGCCTGCGCGACGTGTCCGCGAACGACCGACGAGGAACGCCTCGCCCGGCTCGAACGCTTCGCGGACCAGCAGCATTGA
- a CDS encoding MmcQ/YjbR family DNA-binding protein produces MAHPRMYTDSDPWLSEIRDIALSLPEAAEVEAWGRPTFRAKKMFGIYNGSLSDRLSLEFRPELSESEALRQDPRIFVPPYTGAYGWLALDLLVETPDLQEIAELLEASYRLGALKRMIRALDER; encoded by the coding sequence GTGGCGCACCCCCGGATGTATACCGACTCGGACCCTTGGCTGAGCGAGATCCGTGACATCGCGCTGAGTCTGCCTGAGGCGGCAGAAGTTGAGGCGTGGGGAAGACCAACCTTCCGGGCGAAGAAGATGTTCGGGATCTACAACGGGAGTCTCAGCGATCGATTGAGCCTTGAGTTCCGTCCGGAGCTCTCGGAATCGGAAGCCCTGCGGCAGGATCCGCGGATCTTTGTGCCACCGTATACGGGCGCTTACGGTTGGCTCGCGCTCGACCTCCTTGTGGAGACGCCGGATCTCCAGGAGATCGCCGAGTTGCTTGAGGCGTCGTATCGGCTCGGAGCACTGAAACGGATGATCAGGGCGCTCGATGAGCGATAG
- the metH gene encoding methionine synthase yields MPVSVRTSLLDALTQRVVIGDGAMGTMLQAAHLTLDDFRELEGCNEILNDTRPDVLREIHLAYLEAGADAIETNTFGCNLPNLADYDIADRIRELAEKGTRIAREAADETGPSADGMPRFILGSVGPGTKLPTLGHAPFASLRDAYAECALGMIDGGADAILIETCQDLLQVKAAIIGAQHAMDQANTRLPIITHVTVETTGTMLLGSEIGAALTALEPLGIDLIGLNCATGPEEMSEHLRHLSKHSRLPVSVMPNAGLPVLGANGAEYPLTAEELGVALSGFVREFGLALVGGCCGTTPEHIRQLRAAVLETRQAERHPRPEPGVASLYSHVPFKQDSSILMIGERTNANGSKAFREAMLAGDFQKCLDIAKDQTRDGAHMLDLCIDYVGRNGAEDMSELASRLATSSTLPIMLDSTEPEVLRAGLEHLGGRCAINSVNYEDGDGPDSRFYRIMRLVKEHGAAVVALCIDENGQARTAEDKVRVAERLIDDITGNWGLRDEDIIVDCLTFTIGTGMEESRKDGAATIEAIRQLKERRPRVHTTLGLSNISFGLNPAARQVLNSVFLHECVEAGLDTAIVHASKILPMSKIGEEQREVALDLVYDRRREGYDPLQKFMDLFEGVSAASARESRAQQLAALPLFERLERRIIDGERNGLDTDLEEAMKEKPPLAIINENLLAGMKVVGELFGSGQMQLPFVLTSAEVMKTAVAHLEPHMEATGDSGKGRIVLATVKGDVHDIGKNLVDIILSNNGYEVINLGIKQPIANILDAAVEKKADVIGMSGLLVKSTVVMKENLEELNSRGFADKFPVLLGGAALTRSYVENDLTAVYHGDVLYARDAFEGLRLMDTIMAEKRGEGPDPNSPEAVAAREKEEERKARHERSKRIAEKRKAEQAPVVVPERSDVAEDLDVPVPPFWGTRIVKGISLAEYSTTLDERALFLGQWGLRGVRGGEGPSYEELVESEGRPRLRYWLDRLSTEGILAHAAVVYGYFPAVSEGDSVFVLESPEPDAPVRFEFEFPRQQRDRFLCVSDFVRSRARARATNQVDVLPFQLVTMGQPIADFANELFAEDQYRDYLEVHGIGVQLTEALAEYWHQRVREELIMPSGAAVAREDPADVQEFFRLGYRGARYSFGYGACPNLEDRVKLVELLEPGRIGVALSEELQLHPEQSTDAFVLHHPEAKYFNV; encoded by the coding sequence ATGCCTGTGTCTGTTCGTACGTCCCTGCTTGATGCGCTCACTCAGCGTGTTGTCATCGGCGACGGGGCCATGGGAACAATGTTGCAGGCCGCGCACCTTACGCTTGATGATTTCCGTGAGCTCGAGGGCTGCAACGAGATCCTCAACGACACGCGTCCTGATGTGCTCCGTGAGATCCACCTCGCGTATCTCGAAGCCGGTGCCGACGCGATCGAGACGAACACGTTCGGCTGTAACTTGCCGAACCTCGCCGATTACGACATCGCCGATCGGATTCGCGAGCTAGCGGAGAAGGGCACGCGCATTGCGCGCGAGGCGGCCGACGAGACCGGTCCGAGTGCCGACGGGATGCCACGGTTCATACTCGGGTCGGTTGGACCGGGCACCAAACTTCCCACCCTCGGCCACGCACCGTTCGCATCGCTGCGGGACGCATATGCTGAGTGCGCGCTAGGCATGATCGACGGGGGAGCAGATGCCATCCTCATCGAAACGTGCCAAGACTTGCTGCAGGTAAAGGCAGCGATCATCGGCGCGCAGCATGCCATGGATCAGGCGAACACGCGTTTGCCTATCATCACCCATGTCACCGTCGAGACGACCGGAACGATGCTGCTTGGCAGCGAGATCGGGGCAGCGCTGACAGCGCTGGAACCGCTCGGTATCGATCTGATTGGTCTGAACTGCGCGACAGGTCCAGAGGAGATGAGCGAGCACCTGCGCCATCTTTCGAAGCACTCCAGGCTGCCTGTGTCGGTAATGCCGAACGCTGGCCTGCCAGTCCTCGGTGCGAACGGTGCGGAGTACCCGTTGACAGCCGAGGAACTTGGCGTCGCGCTGAGCGGATTCGTGCGGGAATTCGGGCTCGCGCTTGTCGGTGGCTGCTGTGGCACTACACCGGAGCACATCCGCCAGCTGCGTGCCGCTGTCCTCGAGACGCGACAAGCTGAGCGCCATCCGCGGCCAGAGCCAGGGGTGGCGTCGCTGTATTCGCACGTGCCGTTCAAGCAGGACAGTTCGATCTTGATGATCGGTGAGCGCACCAACGCGAACGGCTCGAAAGCGTTCCGTGAAGCCATGCTCGCAGGCGACTTCCAGAAGTGCCTTGATATCGCGAAAGATCAGACGCGCGACGGGGCGCACATGCTCGACCTGTGCATCGACTACGTCGGGCGCAACGGCGCCGAGGACATGTCAGAACTTGCAAGCCGTCTCGCGACGTCGTCAACCCTGCCGATCATGCTCGATTCAACAGAGCCGGAGGTTCTGCGCGCGGGACTCGAACACCTCGGGGGTCGCTGCGCGATCAACTCGGTTAACTACGAGGACGGTGATGGCCCGGACTCCCGTTTCTACCGCATCATGCGCCTGGTCAAGGAACACGGCGCCGCTGTGGTCGCACTGTGCATCGACGAAAACGGACAGGCTCGTACCGCCGAAGACAAAGTCCGTGTGGCTGAGCGCCTCATCGATGACATCACCGGCAACTGGGGCTTGCGGGACGAGGACATCATCGTCGACTGCCTCACCTTCACTATCGGCACAGGGATGGAAGAAAGCCGCAAAGACGGGGCTGCCACGATCGAGGCGATCCGGCAGCTGAAGGAGCGGCGGCCCCGGGTCCATACGACCCTAGGGCTATCGAACATTTCGTTCGGTCTCAACCCCGCAGCGCGGCAGGTGCTCAATTCTGTATTCCTGCACGAGTGTGTCGAGGCTGGCCTCGACACGGCCATCGTGCACGCATCGAAGATCTTGCCGATGTCGAAGATCGGTGAAGAACAGCGTGAAGTGGCGCTCGACCTTGTATATGACCGTCGCCGTGAGGGATATGACCCGCTCCAGAAGTTCATGGACCTGTTCGAGGGCGTGTCAGCTGCGTCAGCACGGGAATCCCGGGCACAGCAACTTGCTGCGCTGCCGCTCTTTGAACGGCTTGAACGACGCATTATCGACGGTGAACGGAACGGCCTCGACACTGACCTCGAAGAGGCAATGAAGGAGAAGCCGCCGCTCGCGATTATCAATGAGAACCTCCTTGCCGGCATGAAGGTCGTCGGCGAGCTTTTCGGTTCCGGACAGATGCAGTTGCCGTTCGTGCTGACCTCCGCGGAGGTCATGAAGACTGCTGTCGCGCATCTCGAACCCCATATGGAGGCAACGGGGGATTCCGGCAAGGGGCGGATAGTTCTCGCGACTGTCAAGGGCGACGTTCACGACATCGGTAAGAACCTGGTCGACATCATTCTGTCGAACAACGGATACGAGGTCATCAACCTCGGCATCAAGCAGCCCATCGCAAACATCCTCGACGCGGCTGTCGAGAAGAAGGCCGACGTCATCGGGATGTCAGGTCTTCTAGTGAAGTCCACAGTCGTGATGAAAGAGAATCTCGAGGAGCTCAATTCCCGCGGGTTCGCGGACAAGTTTCCCGTCCTTCTCGGTGGCGCCGCGCTCACCCGTTCCTATGTCGAGAATGACCTGACTGCGGTCTATCACGGTGATGTGCTGTATGCACGTGACGCGTTCGAGGGCCTGCGGCTGATGGACACCATCATGGCAGAGAAGCGTGGTGAGGGTCCCGACCCCAACAGCCCGGAAGCGGTCGCCGCGCGCGAAAAGGAAGAGGAACGCAAGGCGCGTCACGAGCGATCGAAACGGATCGCCGAGAAGCGGAAAGCGGAACAGGCGCCGGTAGTTGTTCCTGAGCGGTCCGACGTCGCTGAGGACCTCGACGTCCCTGTGCCCCCCTTCTGGGGCACTAGGATCGTGAAGGGCATCAGTCTTGCGGAGTACTCGACGACGCTAGACGAACGTGCCCTGTTCCTCGGGCAGTGGGGTTTGCGCGGAGTTCGGGGTGGCGAGGGGCCTTCCTATGAGGAGCTTGTGGAATCCGAGGGCCGCCCACGCCTGCGTTACTGGCTCGATCGCCTGAGTACGGAGGGGATTCTCGCTCATGCAGCTGTCGTGTACGGCTACTTCCCGGCCGTCTCGGAGGGCGACAGCGTCTTCGTTCTCGAATCACCAGAGCCGGACGCTCCCGTGCGGTTCGAGTTCGAGTTCCCGCGCCAGCAGCGCGACCGGTTCCTGTGCGTCTCTGATTTCGTTCGGTCCCGGGCCAGGGCGCGTGCGACAAACCAGGTCGATGTGCTGCCGTTCCAGCTGGTAACCATGGGGCAGCCGATCGCGGACTTCGCGAATGAGCTGTTCGCGGAGGACCAGTACCGCGACTACCTGGAAGTGCACGGTATCGGCGTGCAGCTTACGGAGGCGCTCGCCGAATACTGGCATCAGCGAGTCCGTGAAGAACTGATCATGCCCAGCGGGGCCGCTGTCGCTCGTGAAGACCCGGCGGACGTGCAAGAATTCTTCCGGCTTGGTTATCGCGGCGCGCGCTACTCGTTTGGCTACGGCGCCTGCCCGAACCTAGAAGACCGGGTGAAGCTCGTAGAGCTGCTTGAGCCAGGCCGGATCGGTGTGGCGCTCTCGGAGGAGCTACAGCTGCATCCGGAGCAGTCGACCGATGCGTTTGTTCTCCACCATCCAGAAGCGAAATATTTCAATGTCTGA
- a CDS encoding glycosyltransferase, which yields MARIGICMIVKNEAHVIRRCLTSVEPLADYILIVDTGSTDGTQDIVLEYLTESGRQGKVIEEPWRDFAYNRSYAMQKLREVRTVDYGLMIDADAVLVPDATFDAAGFRDSLEYDLYDIPMITGKVSYRLPLLFSNRPAFHYRGVLHEFLDTSLAESRGTVSGFVIKQFQDSARNRNPRKYLDDADVLADALKTETDPLMRARYTFYRAQSLKDGGAQRDALAAYLERAQQGYWEQEVFVSLYRAAQLKEALEFDGADVVQSYLAAFEICQRVEALHGAIRMCRLLGKNHEGYILAKYAVDTSWSRTGLFVEEWIHDYGLLDEYALVAYWSGHYRESHDAWRQLLSTDSLPADARNRIERNAEFAVAKLADAGAS from the coding sequence ATGGCAAGGATCGGTATCTGCATGATCGTCAAGAATGAGGCCCACGTCATTCGCCGATGCCTCACCAGCGTGGAGCCTCTCGCCGACTACATTCTGATCGTCGATACCGGCTCGACTGACGGCACGCAGGACATCGTCCTTGAATACCTCACCGAGTCAGGACGGCAGGGAAAGGTAATAGAGGAACCGTGGCGAGACTTTGCGTACAACCGCAGTTACGCAATGCAGAAGCTGCGCGAAGTCCGCACCGTCGATTACGGGCTGATGATCGACGCAGATGCGGTCCTTGTGCCCGACGCTACTTTCGATGCCGCAGGATTTCGCGACTCCCTGGAATACGACCTCTACGACATACCGATGATCACAGGAAAGGTGAGCTATCGACTGCCTTTGCTGTTCAGCAATCGTCCCGCGTTTCACTATCGCGGCGTTCTGCACGAATTCCTTGACACTTCCCTCGCCGAGTCGCGCGGCACCGTTTCCGGGTTCGTCATCAAGCAGTTCCAGGACAGCGCACGGAACAGGAACCCGCGAAAGTACCTCGACGACGCGGATGTCCTGGCGGATGCGCTGAAGACCGAAACCGATCCCCTCATGCGCGCGCGCTATACGTTCTACCGAGCCCAGTCACTGAAAGACGGTGGAGCACAGCGTGATGCGCTCGCTGCGTATCTCGAACGGGCTCAGCAGGGTTATTGGGAGCAAGAGGTGTTCGTCAGTCTGTACCGGGCGGCGCAACTCAAAGAGGCCCTTGAGTTCGACGGCGCGGACGTCGTGCAGAGCTACCTTGCAGCCTTCGAGATATGCCAGCGCGTCGAGGCCCTCCATGGCGCGATCCGGATGTGCCGCCTGCTCGGCAAGAATCACGAGGGCTACATTCTCGCCAAGTATGCCGTCGACACGTCATGGAGCAGAACCGGCCTATTCGTCGAGGAATGGATCCACGATTACGGTCTCCTCGACGAATACGCGCTCGTCGCCTACTGGTCAGGGCATTATCGTGAATCCCACGACGCGTGGCGGCAGCTTCTGTCCACTGATTCACTCCCCGCCGACGCGCGAAACCGAATCGAGCGAAACGCTGAATTCGCCGTGGCGAAACTCGCGGACGCTGGAGCGTCGTAG
- a CDS encoding PAC2 family protein — translation MTLRNLTRESRPLRDPILIAAFEGWNDAGDAASDAVEYLELIWDAEPLAEIDPDDYYDYQVNRPTVRLVSGVSRELDWPTTRLSVCRPPGSERDVILLRGIEPNLRWKAFCRELIDATDDLGVATVIMLGALLADTPHTRPVPVSGTAYSAEAAKIYSLEQTKYEGPTGIIGVLQDECVRHGIPAVSFWAAIPHYVSQPPNPKGTVALLRRVEDVLDIEVPLGELPSQAEEWEQSITEMASEDEEIADYVRALEERGDAEDDLGELMSKIDGEQIAHEFERYLRRRGPRGHGGHGGGNPGGFSR, via the coding sequence GTGACCCTCCGCAATCTGACCCGTGAATCGCGCCCCCTGCGCGATCCGATCCTCATCGCCGCTTTTGAGGGGTGGAACGATGCCGGTGACGCTGCTAGCGATGCCGTTGAGTATCTCGAGCTGATCTGGGATGCGGAGCCCCTCGCCGAGATTGACCCAGACGACTATTACGACTACCAGGTGAATCGGCCCACAGTCCGGCTCGTCAGCGGGGTCTCCCGCGAGCTTGACTGGCCGACGACACGACTTTCGGTGTGCCGGCCTCCGGGCTCTGAGCGTGATGTCATCCTGCTGCGCGGCATCGAGCCAAACCTGCGGTGGAAAGCCTTCTGCCGCGAACTGATCGATGCGACGGACGACCTGGGCGTGGCCACTGTCATCATGCTCGGGGCGTTGCTCGCCGACACTCCCCATACCCGGCCGGTACCCGTGAGCGGGACCGCCTACAGCGCCGAGGCAGCAAAAATCTATAGCCTCGAGCAGACCAAGTACGAGGGTCCTACGGGGATTATCGGAGTACTGCAGGATGAATGCGTGCGGCATGGCATCCCTGCCGTGTCGTTCTGGGCGGCAATCCCGCACTACGTCTCGCAGCCACCAAATCCTAAGGGCACTGTTGCGCTGCTGCGGCGCGTTGAGGATGTCCTTGATATCGAAGTCCCACTTGGCGAGCTGCCCAGCCAGGCGGAAGAGTGGGAGCAGTCGATCACGGAGATGGCGAGCGAGGACGAGGAGATTGCTGACTACGTGCGTGCGCTAGAAGAGCGAGGTGACGCGGAGGATGACCTTGGTGAGCTGATGTCAAAGATCGACGGCGAGCAGATCGCGCACGAGTTCGAGCGATACCTCCGGCGCCGGGGCCCGCGCGGGCATGGGGGCCACGGTGGCGGCAATCCGGGTGGCTTCAGCCGGTAG
- a CDS encoding HAD family hydrolase, which produces MSDLGLRAVLWDMDGTLLDSEKIWDISLDLLAEHLGGELSHAGREAMVGSNMAHSLTILFSDLGLAYEPEDLIQAGKWLRNKTSELFDQGIDWRPGAREALDMVAAAGVPMALVTNTERVLTERALGTLGRSRFDAIICGDEVERGKPSPEPYLKAAAELGFAPGDCVAIEDSPTGSAAAESAGCALLVVPCAVPMSPAPGRVLRESLEGLSWEDLHAVWRR; this is translated from the coding sequence ATGTCTGATCTGGGTCTGCGCGCCGTTCTCTGGGACATGGACGGCACGCTTCTCGATAGCGAGAAGATCTGGGATATTTCACTCGATCTGCTTGCAGAGCATCTGGGCGGTGAACTCTCTCACGCCGGCCGTGAAGCCATGGTGGGTTCAAACATGGCGCACAGTCTGACGATCCTGTTCAGCGACCTCGGTCTGGCCTACGAACCCGAAGATCTGATTCAGGCGGGAAAATGGTTGCGTAATAAGACATCGGAGCTGTTCGACCAGGGGATTGACTGGCGTCCAGGAGCGCGGGAGGCGCTTGACATGGTCGCGGCGGCTGGTGTCCCGATGGCGCTGGTGACAAACACCGAGCGCGTGCTTACTGAGCGGGCTCTCGGCACGCTTGGGCGGAGCCGCTTCGATGCCATCATCTGCGGAGATGAGGTTGAGCGCGGCAAGCCGTCACCGGAGCCATATCTCAAGGCCGCCGCCGAACTCGGTTTCGCCCCGGGAGACTGCGTCGCCATCGAGGATTCACCGACCGGCAGCGCGGCGGCTGAATCCGCAGGATGTGCGCTGCTTGTCGTGCCGTGTGCGGTGCCGATGTCACCGGCGCCGGGACGAGTTCTGCGGGAAAGTCTCGAAGGACTGTCCTGGGAAGATCTTCATGCTGTCTGGCGCCGATGA
- a CDS encoding hydrogenase maturation nickel metallochaperone HypA/HybF — protein sequence MHELALTESIVDAVCEHAAGRRVRSVQVQVGALCAVVPDAMQFCFELATSGTVAEGASLDLDVIDAHARCQTCGQEFLLPDLILLCSCGSADVVVLSGRELCIKSMKVG from the coding sequence ATGCATGAACTCGCTTTGACGGAGAGCATCGTGGATGCGGTGTGCGAGCACGCGGCTGGCAGGCGTGTGCGTTCGGTCCAGGTTCAGGTAGGGGCGCTGTGCGCGGTGGTTCCTGACGCCATGCAGTTTTGTTTTGAACTCGCGACGTCCGGGACGGTTGCGGAAGGTGCATCTCTCGATCTCGATGTGATAGACGCGCACGCCCGGTGCCAGACGTGCGGTCAGGAGTTCCTTCTGCCCGATCTGATTCTTCTTTGTTCGTGCGGAAGTGCTGACGTGGTGGTCCTGTCGGGGCGCGAATTGTGCATCAAATCCATGAAGGTGGGGTAG
- the mshC gene encoding cysteine--1-D-myo-inosityl 2-amino-2-deoxy-alpha-D-glucopyranoside ligase, which yields MLSWSAPELPSVGDLPGGLRESGPVLRLYDTADRAIRPVNPGQTATMYVCGITPYDATHLGHAATYLTFDVINRILRAQGHDVHYVQNVTDVDDPLFERANRDGEDWVVLGMRETALFREDMEALRVLPPRDYIGAVESMGEVIEMVEKLMASGAAYVVDDPDFPDVYFPIDATVQFGYESGYDDVTMRKFFAERGGDPDRPGKRHPLDALIWRAAREGEPSWESPFGAGRPGWHIECSAIALNRIGTGFDIQGGGSDLIFPHHEFSAAHAEAATGSERMARHYIHTGMIGLDGAKMSKSRGNLVFVSKLRGEGVNPAAIRLALLDGHYRADRSWTAELLHQAERRLALWRAAAARPSGPPADDVLARVRQHLADDLDTPKAIAALDFWADEAVARGGSSRSAPRDVALITDALLGISLQ from the coding sequence ATGCTCTCCTGGTCTGCACCTGAACTTCCGAGCGTCGGCGATCTGCCTGGAGGATTGCGCGAGTCCGGTCCCGTATTGCGTCTGTACGACACAGCAGACCGCGCGATACGCCCAGTGAATCCCGGGCAGACCGCCACGATGTATGTCTGTGGCATCACCCCGTACGACGCGACACACCTTGGTCACGCTGCCACCTATTTGACCTTCGACGTCATCAACAGAATCCTGCGTGCGCAGGGGCACGACGTTCACTACGTTCAGAACGTCACCGACGTGGACGACCCACTTTTCGAGCGCGCGAACCGCGACGGCGAGGATTGGGTTGTGCTCGGTATGCGCGAGACGGCACTGTTCCGCGAGGACATGGAAGCATTGCGCGTGCTGCCGCCGCGTGACTATATCGGTGCGGTGGAGTCAATGGGTGAGGTCATCGAGATGGTGGAGAAGCTCATGGCATCTGGCGCCGCATACGTCGTTGACGACCCAGATTTCCCGGACGTGTACTTCCCGATCGACGCGACGGTTCAGTTCGGCTATGAGTCCGGGTATGACGATGTCACGATGCGGAAGTTCTTCGCGGAACGCGGGGGCGACCCGGACCGTCCCGGGAAGCGGCACCCCCTCGACGCGCTGATCTGGAGAGCAGCCCGTGAGGGCGAGCCGAGCTGGGAATCTCCGTTCGGCGCGGGGCGGCCCGGCTGGCATATCGAGTGTTCGGCAATCGCGCTCAACCGAATCGGTACAGGGTTCGACATCCAGGGTGGCGGGAGTGACTTGATCTTCCCGCACCATGAGTTTTCAGCAGCACACGCGGAAGCCGCGACAGGTTCGGAGCGGATGGCCCGGCATTACATTCACACCGGAATGATCGGACTCGACGGTGCGAAGATGTCGAAGAGCCGCGGCAATCTTGTTTTCGTATCGAAACTGCGCGGCGAAGGTGTGAATCCTGCGGCGATCCGACTCGCGCTACTCGACGGGCACTATCGTGCTGACCGGTCCTGGACAGCGGAACTGCTGCATCAGGCAGAGCGGCGTCTCGCACTGTGGCGCGCAGCGGCGGCGAGGCCGTCGGGGCCGCCCGCTGACGATGTTCTAGCCCGAGTTCGACAGCACCTTGCCGATGACCTTGACACGCCTAAAGCGATTGCTGCACTTGATTTCTGGGCAGACGAAGCGGTTGCGAGAGGTGGATCCTCGCGATCGGCACCACGGGATGTGGCGCTCATCACGGATGCGCTTCTGGGAATCTCGCTTCAATAG